The sequence AGCGCGTCTACGGCGACGCGGTGAGCCCGAAAGCTCTCCTTTTCACCCCCGGCCAGGCCATCCCCCCCGCGGGGAAGGCCCTAGTAGATGCCCTCCGCGGGATCTCCCCGGAGAAGACCGGCCCCTAGCCCCGTCGTCGTCTAAAGAGGGCGGTGGGAGCCGAGGAGTCTCACGAGACCCTCCGACATGCTCGGCACGTAGGTGATGAGAAGAACGGCCAAGGCCATGATCAGCAGGAAGGGGAAGGCGTTCTTGGTGACCTCGGTCAGGGGTTTGTTGAAGCGGGAGGAAGAGAGGAAGAGGTTCAGGCCGAAGGGAGGGGTGAGGAAGCCCAGCTCCAGGTTGGCCAGGAAAATCACCCCCAGATGGAGCGGCTCCACCCCGAAGGCGGCTCCCAGGGGCACGATGAGGGGCGCTATGGCCACGATGGCCGCGTAGATCTCGACCAATGACCCCACGAACAGGAGGAGGGCATTTAGGGTCAGGAGGAAGAGGAACTGGGAGTGGATGTGGGCCTTGACCGCGGTCACCAGCAGGTCCGGGATCTGGGCGTCCACGATGTAGCTGGTGATGCCCATGGCCGCGCTCAGCAGGATCAAGACCGCGCCCGTGAGAACGGAAGACTTGATGAGCGCCCCCGGCAGGGTCCGCAGCGGGTGCAGATCACGGATGATGAAGCACTCCACGACCACCGCGTAGACCAGAGCGGCGGCCGCGGTCTCCACCATGGAGGCCCGCCCGCTCGCGAAGAGCCCCACCACGAAGAAAGGCAGGAGCAGCTCCCATTTGGCCCTCCAGGTCGCGGCCAGGACCTCGCGGCCGGCGAAGGGTTGGCGGGAGGTCTTCAGGCCGCGCCCCACGTAGATTCCGTAGGCCGCGACGAGGACGATCATGAGGATGCCGGGGAGCAGCCCCGCCAGATACAGAGAGTCGGCGGGCACGCTCTGCTCCCGGGTGCCGGCCACCACGCTGTAGAGGATCACGGGCAGGCTGGGGGGGAAGAGGAGGCCCAGGCTTCCGGCAGCGGTCACTAGGCCGAGGGAGAAACCCTCCGGGTACCCGTCGTCCTTCAGCATGGGGTACAAGAG is a genomic window of Vicinamibacteria bacterium containing:
- a CDS encoding TRAP transporter large permease subunit; translated protein: MTLPAALRRLEEWTLIAALALAALLPLVNMLGRPLGGFHVPGGAAYLQQLTLWLAFLGGLLATREGRHLTLSTAELFGEGRVRRVGRVMAAAISAATVAVLTYASLGLIGANRQQGNVLPNGIPEWVSELVMPVALGLMALRFAWRASTGWRGRLLALLAIPAIFALGLAPEAANSLTGVVVVLILAALVLGTPVFVAMGALSLFFFFREGIPVAAVSAEIYRLIASPTLPAIPLLTACGYLLAESGASARLLRFFRSLLGWMPGGLAVIVTAVLALFTTFTGGSGVTIIAVGGLLYPMLKDDGYPEGFSLGLVTAAGSLGLLFPPSLPVILYSVVAGTREQSVPADSLYLAGLLPGILMIVLVAAYGIYVGRGLKTSRQPFAGREVLAATWRAKWELLLPFFVVGLFASGRASMVETAAAALVYAVVVECFIIRDLHPLRTLPGALIKSSVLTGAVLILLSAAMGITSYIVDAQIPDLLVTAVKAHIHSQFLFLLTLNALLLFVGSLVEIYAAIVAIAPLIVPLGAAFGVEPLHLGVIFLANLELGFLTPPFGLNLFLSSSRFNKPLTEVTKNAFPFLLIMALAVLLITYVPSMSEGLVRLLGSHRPL